TCGATCTGCCCGCGGGCCGGGGCAACGGCAACGGCACCGGGGGCATCCATGGCGTGCCCGGGACGGTGAAGAGCGCGGGCTTCGGCAACGGCGTGGCCACCGGCGCCGGCGGTCCCGGCGGGAACGGGCGCGGGGGCGTGGCCATGGGCGGCTTCGGCAACGGCGGCGTCGGCGGGGAGGGCGGCGGCAGCGGCGGCACGCGCGCCGCGCAGGGCCCCAGCCTCCTGCCGGTGGAGATCCTCGACAAGCCCAATCCCCTCTACACCGAGGAGGCCCGCCGCCTGAAGGTGGAAGGCGAGGTCCTGCTGGAGGTGGATTTCGGCGCCAATGGCGACCTCCGCGTGCTGCGCGTGGTCCGCGGCCTGGGGCATGGCCTGGACGAGGCCGCGGTGCACGCCGCCGAGCGCATCCGCTTCAAGCCCGCCCGCAAGGACGGGCACCCGGAGGACACCGTGGCCACGCTCCACGTGGTCTTCCAACTGGCTTACTGAACCAACGGGGAAAGGGGAATAGAAATGCGCATCAGCAAACTGCTCCTCATCGGCATGGCGGCGGCGCTCCTGGCGGCCCCGGCCTGGACACAATCGGCGGCGCCCGCTCCCTCCGTCTCCGTGGCGTCCTCGGACCAGGACCAGGTGATCGACCGCACCATCGCGCGCGAACAGTTCATGATCGAGAACCTGCGGCACTTCCGGCCCATGATGGAGACCTATCTCCAGGACCAGCGCCCCGACAAGGAACTGGGCAGTGTGCCGGAGAAGGACGAATACTTCCTGGGGCGACTGGACTTCAGCCGGGGCGTGACCAACGAGGCCTTGTACGTGGACATGCCGGGCCGCTTCCGCACCCTGCTGCACAACGCCTTCGGCTTCTTCCCCATCAACTACGCGCCGCAAGGCTTCGCCGGGATGATCGCGGTGGACAGCCAGCACTTCGACCGCCAGCACTACCGCTTCCGCTACCTGCACCGCGAGTTCCTCGGCGACCTGCGCTGCATGGTCTTCGAGGTGGCCCCGGTGGGCAAGGCCGGCGGCTTCAAAGGACGCATCTGGGTGGAGGAGCAGGAATACAACATCGTGCGCTTCAACGGGGTGGACACCGGCGGCGGCTTCACCAGCCACTACTTCCACTTCGACAGTTGGCGGCAGAATCTGCGGCCCGGCCTGTGGCTGCCCACCCTGGTCTACAGCGAGGAGTCCGACATGAAGTACGGCGTGCTGCACACCGCCCGCTTCAAGGCGCAGACCCGGCTGTGGGGCTATGACCCGAACTTCGGCACGCGGGAGGACGAGATGACGCGGGTGCTGGTGGACGCCGCTACCCGCGCCAAGGACGAGAGTCCGCAAGCCGGCGACCTCTCTCCCCTGCAGAGCACCCGCCTGTGGCAGGGCGAGGCCGAGGAGAACGTGGTGGACAAGCTCGAGCGCGCCGGCCTGGTTGCCCCCAAGGGCGAGGTCGACAAGGTGATGGAGACGGTGGTCAACAACCTGGAGATCACCAACAACCTCGACATCCAGCCGGAGATCCACTGCCGGGTGATGCTGACCGACCCGCTGGAGACCTTCAGCATGGGCCACACCATCGTGGTGAGCCGGGGCCTGCTGGACGTGCTGCCCGACGAGGCCAGCCTGGCCATGGTACTGGCGCGCGAGCTGGCCCACATCACCCTGGGCCACCAGGTGAACACCAAGTACTCCTTCAGCGACCGCACCCAGTTCCCGGACGAGAAGAGCTTCCACGAGTTGCGCCTGCGCCGCACCGAGGCGGAGGAAGAAGCTGCCGACGCCAGGGCGCTGGAGCTGCTGCGCAATTCTCCCTACAAGGACAAGCTGGGCAGCGCCGGGCTGTTCCTGCGGCAATTGGAGGCGCGGGCCGGGGCCATCTCCAACCTGGTCATGCCCCGGCTCGGCAACGGCCTGGTGCACGGCAAGGAAGTGCGCATGGCGCAGCTCGCCAATGCCGCTCCGCAGCTCAAGGTCGACCAGCCCGACCAGATCGCCGCCCTGCCCCTGGGCGGGCGCATCAAGGTCGACGGCTGGAGCAACGACGTCTATCTGATGAAGAGCAAGCCGGTCCCGGTGCTCTCGGCGCGCGAAAAGATGCCCTTCGAGGTGACCCCGCTGTGGCCCTACGAGACCCGGCTGGCAGCGGATGGGGCGGCCTCCACGGCCGCCGGCAGCATGAGCCTGGCGGCCGCCGGCCCGACCGCGGAGTCTTCCGAGAAGGCTCCACCTCCGGCGGGACCTCAACCCAATCCCAAATAGTCTGTTCTCTTCTCTCTCTGGGCCTACCACGCCTGCGACGCACCTGGTCGCAGGCGTTTTTTTGTCTGGGTGCGGTCGGAGAAAAGGCCGCGGGCTGCAGGCCCGCCGGGCTTACTTGATGATGCCCAACTGGGCGACGGCGATGTTGTCGCGGGTGGTGTTCTTGACGGTGTACATCATCTCGTCGGCCTGGCGGATGATCTCGTGGGCGCTCTTGGCGTCTTCGGGGTAGGCGGCGATGCCCATGCTGGCGCGCACGTTGATGTTGAGGGAGTCGTCGCGCAGGAACTTGCACTGGCGGAAGACGTCGAGCAGGCGCTTGGCCACCACCTGGGCCGAGTCCTTGGGGGTCTGGGGCAGCAGGATCACGAACTCGTCGCCGCCGTAGCGGAAGGCGTAGTCGATCAGGCGCAGGTGGGTCTTGATCATGTAGCCGATCTCGGCCAGCAGCTTGCTTCCCACCAGGTGTCCGTAGGTGTCGTTGACGTGCTTGAAGTGGTCGAGGTCGATGAAGACCACGCTGAACTCGTAGCCGAAGCGGGCGGAGCGGTAGACCTCGGCTTCCAGGGTCTTGTAGAGGTGGCGGGCGTTGTAGAGTCCGGTGACGTCGTCGGTGATGGTGAGTTCCTGGATCTTCTCGACGGCGCGGGCGTTGTCGACGGCGATGGCGGCGTAGTCGCACAGCGCCTGCAGCAGCAGCATGTCGTTGTCGCTGAAGCTCTCGATGACGCAGTTGATGAGCTGGATCACGCCCAGCACCCGGTGCTTGGCGCGCAGCGGGATGCAGATGATGGAGCGCGTCTTCCACTTGGTCATGTCGTCCACGCGCTTGGCGAAGCGCGGGTCGGTGTAGACGTCGGGCACGATGAGGGCCTCGCCGTGCTTGGCCACCCAGCCGGCGATGCCTTCGCCCATCTTCAGGCGCAGGGTCTTCAGAGTGTCGGCGGCGTCGCCCACCGCGATGGCGAAGTAGAGCTCGTCCTTGGCCTCGTCCACCATGAGCAGCGACCAGGTGTCGGGGCGGAAGTATTCCGCCATCTTGTCCATGATGGTCTGCAGGACCGAATCCAGGTTCAACGTCGAGGTCAGCGCCTTGGCGACATCGTGGAAGATGCCCAGTTCCTGCAACTGGCGCTTCTTGTCGGTCGTGACCTCGGTCATGATGAGGAACTCGGACCGGCATCAGGCGGGGGTATGCCGGTGGCGCGTATTATATGCAAGCCCATCCCCCCGGGCAACCGGCCCGGGGGCTGCTGGTGCTGACTAAAGTAACCCGCGCCGGCGGGCAAAGTCGTTGGCGGGCCGCAGCTTGCGGCGCTGCTTCGTTGACAGCCGGCGGGCCCCGCTCCTATGATGGCCGCGGTTTCCTAGCCCCTGAACCCCCCGCATCGAGACCCTCCGGCGCCGGGCGAAGCAGGACCGCACCCATGAGTTCGTTTGGCGAAAAGCTGCAGCGCGAGCGCGAGATGCGCGGCGTCACCCTGGAGGAGATCGCCGAGGCCACCAAGATCGGCACCCGCAGCCTCCGCGCCCTGGAGAGCAACGACTTCGACAAGCTACCCGGCGGCATCTTCAACAAGGGTTTCGTGCGGGCCTACGCCAAGTACCTGGGCATCGATGAAGAGCAGGCGGTGGCCGACTACCTGGCAGCCTCGGGCCAGGCCGACGCGCCCGCCACCGGGCCGCTCCCCGAACTGCCGCCCACGGTGAAGCTGACCGTCCGCCGGCGCCGGCCGTGGGTGGTGGTGGTGGCGGTGCTGCTGCTGGCCGCGGCTGCCTTCCTGGTGTGGCGCGCCTATTTCCAGACGCGTGACGCCAGCGCCGGCGAGGTCGCGTCAGCGCCGGCGCCCGCTGCCGCGAGCGCGAACAAGACCGCGGCCACGCCGGCCCTCGCTTCGCCTTCGCCCCAGGTCTCACCGCCGGCCGCCGATTCTGCGGCGGCGGCCCAGCCGGGGGCGGCCTCCTCCGCGGCGGGTCCCGCGGCGACCGGGGCGCCCGCTTCCGCCGGCTTCACCCTGGAGGTGCGCGCCCTGCACGACTGCTGGGTCGCGGCCATCGTGGACGGCCAGTCCCAGGGCGACCATCTCATGAAGGCTTCCAGCCGGCAGAGCTTCCAGGCCAGCCGTGAGATCGTGATGACGGTGGGCAACGCCGGTGGCCTGGAGATCTACCTCAACGGCAAGCTGCTTCCGTCCCAGGGCGCCGAGGGCCAGAAGCGCACGTTGACCTTCACCGCCAAGGGCAGGGAATAGTGGATAGTGAATAGTGGATAGTGGAGCAGGCGGTGCCATACGCTCCGCGAGCGGCCGCTATTCACTATCCACAATTCACTATCCACTGTCCCTATTTCCCCTTTGGGTGCTCTCCGTTGCCCAACCGGGGCGCGTTTGTTATCGTAGATGCCTCGATTTGACTCCTGCGGCACCGCCCGAATTCATCCCGCCGTGGCGTTCTGAGTCGTAGAGACACATCACAGGAGGAGCGCAAGTGGCTTCCAAGCGACGCATTCTATTCACTTCGGAATCGGTGACCGAAGGGCATCCCGACAAGATCGCCGACCAGATCTCGGACGCGATCGTGGACGCCTGCCTGGCCGAGGACCCCTACAGCCGGGTGGCCTGCGAGACCCTGCTGACCACCGGCCTGGCCTTCATCGCCGGCGAGATCACCACCAAGGGTTACGTGGACTTCCCCTCCATCGTGCGCGGCACGGTGGGCTCGGTGGGCTACACCGACGCCACCTTCGGCTTCGATTCCCAGACCTGCTCCGTCATCTCCTCCATCCACGAGCAGTCTCCCGACATCGCCCAGGGCGTGGACCCGGGCGGCGCCGGCGACCAGGGCATGATGTTCGGCTACGCCACCAGCGAGACCGAGGAGCTGATGCCCACTCCCATCTCGCTGGCCCACAAGCTCACCCACCGGCTGGCGGAGGTGCGCAAGAGCGGCGAACTGGATTTCATCCGCCCCGACGGCAAGAGCCAGGTCACGGTGGAATACGACGAGCACTTCCGCCCCCAGCGCATCGACGCCGTGGTCATCTCCACCCAGCACTCCGAGACCGTGGACAACAAGAAGCTGCGCGGCGCTATCCTGGAGCGCGTGATCCAGGCGGTGCTGCCCCCCAAGATGCTGGACGCCGACACCAAGTACCACATCAATCCCACCGGGCGCTTCGTGGTGGGCGGTCCCATGGGCGACACCGGGCTGACCGGGCGCAAGATCATCGTCGACACCTACGGGGGCATGGGTCGCCACGGCGGCGGCTGCTTCAGCGGCAAGGACCCGACCAAGGTGGACCGCTCCGCCGCCTACATGGCCCGCCACATCGCCAAGAACATCGTGGCCGCGGGCCTGGCCGAGCGCTGCGAGGTGCAGCTGGCCTACGCCATCGGCGTGGCCGAGCCGGTCAGCGTGTACGTGGAGACCTTCGGCACCGGCAAACTCCCCGAGCACAAGTACGAGGAGCTGGTGCGCAACAACTTCGAGCTCACGCCGCGGGGGATCATCGAGTCGCTCAAGCTGCGCCGGCCCATCTTCCGCAAGACCGCGGCCTACGGCCACTTCGGGCGCAAGGACCCCGACTTCACCTGGGAGGCCACCGATAAGGCTGCGCGCCTGCGCGCCGAAGCCGGCGCCAAGGCCGAGTCCGCCCCGGTGAGCAAGAGCCACGCCAGCAAATAGCAGGCTGCGGGGGCGCACTCCCTGCGCCCCCGGACTTCTATCTGGTATCCTGTTGGAACTCCGAAGGGGCAACGTCTCAGGAGTGTTTTCGAACCATCTCCCGAAAAGGTCATCATGAGCACAAAAATCAAGCAGGAAGCCGTCGCGGCGGCGGTGACGTGCGACATCAAGAACATCGAGCTGGCCGACCAGGGCAAGAAGCGCATCGACTGGGCCAACCAATCCATGAAGGTGCTGCAGCTCATCCGCAAGGAGTTCATCAAGAACCAGCCCCTGAGGGGGGTGCGCATCGCGGCC
This Terriglobales bacterium DNA region includes the following protein-coding sequences:
- a CDS encoding sensor domain-containing diguanylate cyclase, encoding MTEVTTDKKRQLQELGIFHDVAKALTSTLNLDSVLQTIMDKMAEYFRPDTWSLLMVDEAKDELYFAIAVGDAADTLKTLRLKMGEGIAGWVAKHGEALIVPDVYTDPRFAKRVDDMTKWKTRSIICIPLRAKHRVLGVIQLINCVIESFSDNDMLLLQALCDYAAIAVDNARAVEKIQELTITDDVTGLYNARHLYKTLEAEVYRSARFGYEFSVVFIDLDHFKHVNDTYGHLVGSKLLAEIGYMIKTHLRLIDYAFRYGGDEFVILLPQTPKDSAQVVAKRLLDVFRQCKFLRDDSLNINVRASMGIAAYPEDAKSAHEIIRQADEMMYTVKNTTRDNIAVAQLGIIK
- a CDS encoding helix-turn-helix domain-containing protein — its product is MSSFGEKLQREREMRGVTLEEIAEATKIGTRSLRALESNDFDKLPGGIFNKGFVRAYAKYLGIDEEQAVADYLAASGQADAPATGPLPELPPTVKLTVRRRRPWVVVVAVLLLAAAAFLVWRAYFQTRDASAGEVASAPAPAAASANKTAATPALASPSPQVSPPAADSAAAAQPGAASSAAGPAATGAPASAGFTLEVRALHDCWVAAIVDGQSQGDHLMKASSRQSFQASREIVMTVGNAGGLEIYLNGKLLPSQGAEGQKRTLTFTAKGRE
- the metK gene encoding methionine adenosyltransferase — its product is MASKRRILFTSESVTEGHPDKIADQISDAIVDACLAEDPYSRVACETLLTTGLAFIAGEITTKGYVDFPSIVRGTVGSVGYTDATFGFDSQTCSVISSIHEQSPDIAQGVDPGGAGDQGMMFGYATSETEELMPTPISLAHKLTHRLAEVRKSGELDFIRPDGKSQVTVEYDEHFRPQRIDAVVISTQHSETVDNKKLRGAILERVIQAVLPPKMLDADTKYHINPTGRFVVGGPMGDTGLTGRKIIVDTYGGMGRHGGGCFSGKDPTKVDRSAAYMARHIAKNIVAAGLAERCEVQLAYAIGVAEPVSVYVETFGTGKLPEHKYEELVRNNFELTPRGIIESLKLRRPIFRKTAAYGHFGRKDPDFTWEATDKAARLRAEAGAKAESAPVSKSHASK
- a CDS encoding M48 family metalloprotease produces the protein MRISKLLLIGMAAALLAAPAWTQSAAPAPSVSVASSDQDQVIDRTIAREQFMIENLRHFRPMMETYLQDQRPDKELGSVPEKDEYFLGRLDFSRGVTNEALYVDMPGRFRTLLHNAFGFFPINYAPQGFAGMIAVDSQHFDRQHYRFRYLHREFLGDLRCMVFEVAPVGKAGGFKGRIWVEEQEYNIVRFNGVDTGGGFTSHYFHFDSWRQNLRPGLWLPTLVYSEESDMKYGVLHTARFKAQTRLWGYDPNFGTREDEMTRVLVDAATRAKDESPQAGDLSPLQSTRLWQGEAEENVVDKLERAGLVAPKGEVDKVMETVVNNLEITNNLDIQPEIHCRVMLTDPLETFSMGHTIVVSRGLLDVLPDEASLAMVLARELAHITLGHQVNTKYSFSDRTQFPDEKSFHELRLRRTEAEEEAADARALELLRNSPYKDKLGSAGLFLRQLEARAGAISNLVMPRLGNGLVHGKEVRMAQLANAAPQLKVDQPDQIAALPLGGRIKVDGWSNDVYLMKSKPVPVLSAREKMPFEVTPLWPYETRLAADGAASTAAGSMSLAAAGPTAESSEKAPPPAGPQPNPK